One Streptomyces sp. CNQ-509 DNA window includes the following coding sequences:
- the thrC gene encoding threonine synthase: protein MAVDTAPTPTAVDGGPDLGPAVALSCRECGERVPLGPVFACQSCFGPLEAAYELPGGDAGSAARLRARIEAGPRSIWRYAPLLPVPADVAGKPNLNPGFTRLHRADRLAAELGVTGALHVKDDSGNPTHSFKDRVVAIAVEAARAFGFTTLSCSSTGNLAGAVGAAAARAGLRSCVFIPYDLEHAKVVMAAVYGGDVVGIEGTYDDVNRFCSELIGDPIGEGWGFTNVNLRPYYAEGSKTLAYEICEQLGWRLPDNIVIPVASGSQLTKIDKGLKELIATGLVEERPYKIFGAQAAGCSPVSRAFKDGHDVVRPVRPDTIAKSLAIGNPADGPYVLDIARRTGGAVEDVTDAEVVDAVKLLARTEGVFAETAGGVTFGVLAKLVTDGRIDPAGTTVAINTGDGLKTLDAVAPTTGPSAIIRPTLDSFREAGLAS from the coding sequence ATGGCTGTAGACACAGCTCCCACCCCCACCGCCGTCGACGGCGGCCCTGATCTGGGCCCTGCCGTCGCGCTGTCGTGCCGGGAGTGCGGGGAGCGGGTGCCGCTGGGTCCGGTGTTCGCGTGCCAGTCGTGTTTCGGGCCGCTGGAGGCGGCGTACGAACTCCCCGGCGGTGACGCCGGGTCCGCCGCCCGGCTGCGGGCCCGTATCGAGGCGGGTCCGCGGAGCATCTGGCGGTACGCGCCGCTGCTGCCGGTCCCCGCGGACGTGGCGGGCAAGCCGAACCTGAACCCCGGGTTCACCCGGCTGCACCGCGCCGACCGGCTCGCCGCCGAGCTGGGCGTGACGGGCGCGCTGCACGTCAAGGACGACTCGGGCAACCCGACGCACTCCTTCAAGGACCGCGTCGTCGCGATCGCCGTCGAGGCGGCGCGCGCCTTCGGCTTCACCACGCTGTCGTGTTCCTCCACGGGCAATCTGGCGGGCGCGGTCGGCGCGGCCGCGGCGCGGGCGGGACTGCGTTCGTGCGTCTTCATCCCGTACGACCTGGAGCACGCGAAGGTTGTCATGGCCGCGGTCTACGGCGGTGACGTCGTCGGCATCGAGGGCACGTACGACGACGTGAACCGCTTCTGCTCGGAGCTGATCGGCGACCCGATCGGCGAGGGCTGGGGGTTCACGAACGTCAATCTGCGCCCGTACTACGCGGAGGGCTCCAAGACCCTCGCGTACGAGATCTGCGAGCAGCTCGGCTGGCGGCTCCCGGACAACATCGTCATACCCGTCGCCTCCGGCTCCCAGCTCACGAAGATCGACAAGGGGCTGAAGGAGCTGATCGCGACCGGGCTGGTCGAGGAGCGCCCGTACAAGATCTTCGGCGCCCAGGCGGCCGGCTGCTCCCCGGTCTCGCGGGCCTTCAAGGACGGTCACGACGTGGTACGTCCCGTGCGGCCCGACACGATCGCCAAGTCCCTCGCCATCGGCAACCCGGCCGACGGCCCGTACGTGCTGGACATCGCCCGCCGCACCGGCGGCGCGGTGGAGGACGTGACGGACGCCGAGGTCGTGGACGCGGTGAAGCTGCTGGCCCGCACCGAGGGTGTGTTCGCGGAGACGGCGGGCGGCGTGACCTTCGGCGTGCTGGCGAAGCTCGTCACGGACGGCCGGATCGACCCGGCCGGGACCACCGTCGCGATCAACACGGGCGACGGCCTGAAGACCCTCGACGCGGTCGCTCCCACCACGGGGCCGAGCGCGATCATTCGTCCCACACTCGACTCCTTCCGAGAGGCCGGCCTCGCATCATGA
- a CDS encoding alpha/beta fold hydrolase produces the protein MTVRHRTARIDGLDVFYREAGDPGAPTLVLLHGFPTSSVGFAPLMAELAGEFRLIAPDYPGFGLSSAPPAGEWAYTFDHLADVVDKLLDQLGVRRYAIYVHDYGAPVGFRLALRHPERITGIVSQNGNAYDEGFTPFWTPLRAYWAEPTPANREALRSLLTPDATHWQYSHGVPDTSLVDPALEVHDQALLDRPGNQEIQLDLFLDYGTNPGRYADWQEYLRVHQPPVLAAWGRHDEIFGPDGARAFARDVKDAQVQLLDAGHFPLTTRFAQSAGLIRDFLRRLSD, from the coding sequence GTGACCGTACGCCACCGCACCGCCCGCATCGACGGCCTCGACGTTTTCTACCGGGAGGCCGGTGACCCGGGCGCGCCGACGCTCGTGCTGCTGCACGGCTTCCCGACGTCGTCCGTCGGCTTCGCCCCGCTGATGGCGGAGCTGGCCGGCGAGTTCCGTCTGATCGCCCCCGACTATCCCGGCTTCGGCCTCAGCTCCGCCCCGCCGGCCGGGGAGTGGGCGTACACCTTCGACCATCTCGCCGACGTGGTGGACAAGCTGCTCGACCAGCTAGGCGTCCGGCGCTACGCGATCTATGTCCACGACTACGGCGCCCCGGTCGGCTTCCGCCTCGCCCTGCGCCACCCCGAGCGCATCACCGGCATCGTCAGCCAGAACGGCAATGCCTACGACGAGGGGTTCACCCCCTTCTGGACCCCGCTCCGCGCCTACTGGGCCGAGCCCACGCCGGCCAACCGCGAGGCGCTCCGCTCGCTCCTCACCCCGGACGCCACGCACTGGCAGTACAGCCACGGTGTCCCGGACACCTCGCTGGTCGACCCGGCGCTGGAGGTGCACGACCAGGCCCTGCTGGACCGGCCGGGCAACCAGGAGATCCAGCTCGACCTCTTCCTCGACTACGGCACGAACCCCGGGCGGTACGCGGACTGGCAGGAGTATCTGCGGGTGCACCAGCCGCCGGTCCTCGCGGCCTGGGGGCGGCACGACGAGATCTTCGGGCCGGACGGGGCGCGCGCCTTCGCCCGGGACGTGAAGGACGCGCAGGTGCAGTTGCTGGACGCCGGTCACTTCCCGCTGACGACACGGTTCGCGCAGAGCGCCGGGCTGATACGGGACTTCCTGCGCCGGCTCTCCGACTGA
- a CDS encoding cold-shock protein: MAQGTVKWFNAEKGYGFIAVDGGADVFVHYSAIQMDGYRTLEEGQRVEFEISQGQKGPQADMVRVSG, from the coding sequence ATGGCTCAGGGCACCGTCAAGTGGTTCAACGCGGAGAAGGGGTACGGCTTCATCGCGGTCGACGGTGGTGCGGATGTCTTCGTCCACTACAGCGCGATTCAGATGGACGGATACCGCACCCTCGAGGAAGGCCAGCGGGTCGAGTTCGAGATCTCGCAGGGCCAGAAGGGGCCGCAGGCAGACATGGTCCGCGTCAGCGGCTGA
- a CDS encoding MoaD/ThiS family protein, which yields MSVNVRIPTILRTYTDGRAEVSAEGATLAEVIEDLEKNHRGIAGRVLDDQGKLRRFVNVYVNDDDVRFADGLQTPTPEGAGISIIPAVAGGC from the coding sequence ATGAGCGTGAACGTCCGAATTCCGACCATCCTCCGTACGTATACCGACGGGCGGGCAGAGGTGAGCGCCGAGGGCGCGACGCTGGCCGAGGTGATCGAAGACCTGGAGAAGAACCACCGCGGCATCGCAGGACGGGTGCTGGACGATCAAGGTAAGCTGCGCCGCTTCGTGAACGTCTATGTGAACGATGATGACGTCCGCTTCGCCGATGGCCTGCAGACTCCCACTCCCGAGGGGGCCGGGATCTCGATCATTCCGGCGGTCGCCGGAGGCTGCTGA
- a CDS encoding glucosyl-3-phosphoglycerate synthase, whose translation MLDDVEQWLRTRSWSAADRPDARLLAAKRALGARGTVSVVLPALDEEATVGSIVAAIRAELMAPDGGLVDELVVMDSGSTDRTAEVAAAAGARVVHRDEVLPRMPAVPGKGEVLWRSLLVTRGEIVCFVDADLRDFDTAFVSGIVGPLLTDPGVEFVKAVYDRPLGTGAATGQGGRVTELVARPLLNLHWPLLAGFVQPLGGEYAARRSLLERLPFPVGYGVELGLLVDALHTVGLDALAQVDVGVRRHRHQDDRALGRMAAAIYRTAQVRLARGHLVRPRLTQFDRGAEGAFEPRTYGVDTEERPPMGEIREYVERRAA comes from the coding sequence GTGCTCGATGACGTGGAGCAGTGGCTGAGGACGCGGTCCTGGTCCGCGGCGGACCGGCCGGACGCGCGGCTGCTGGCGGCCAAGCGCGCGCTCGGGGCGCGCGGGACGGTGAGCGTGGTGCTGCCGGCGCTCGACGAGGAGGCCACGGTCGGGTCGATCGTCGCGGCGATCCGCGCGGAGCTGATGGCTCCCGACGGCGGGCTGGTGGACGAGCTGGTCGTGATGGACTCCGGCTCCACGGACCGTACGGCGGAGGTCGCCGCCGCGGCGGGCGCGCGGGTCGTGCACCGCGACGAGGTGCTGCCGCGGATGCCGGCGGTGCCGGGCAAGGGCGAGGTGCTGTGGCGGTCGCTGCTGGTGACGCGCGGCGAGATCGTGTGCTTCGTGGACGCGGACCTGCGGGACTTCGACACGGCGTTCGTGAGCGGGATCGTGGGGCCGCTGCTGACGGATCCCGGCGTGGAGTTCGTGAAGGCGGTGTACGACAGACCGCTGGGTACGGGGGCGGCGACCGGACAGGGCGGGCGGGTGACCGAGCTGGTGGCCCGGCCGCTGCTGAACCTGCACTGGCCGCTGCTGGCCGGCTTCGTCCAGCCGCTGGGCGGTGAGTACGCGGCGCGCCGGTCGCTGCTGGAGCGGCTGCCGTTCCCGGTCGGGTACGGGGTGGAGCTGGGCCTGCTCGTCGACGCGCTGCACACGGTGGGGCTGGACGCGCTGGCGCAGGTCGACGTCGGCGTCCGCCGGCACCGGCACCAGGACGACCGCGCGCTGGGGCGCATGGCGGCGGCGATCTACCGCACGGCGCAGGTACGGCTGGCGCGGGGGCACCTGGTGCGGCCGCGGCTGACGCAGTTCGACCGGGGGGCGGAGGGGGCGTTCGAGCCGCGGACGTACGGGGTGGACACGGAGGAGCGGCCGCCGATGGGGGAGATCCGGGAGTACGTGGAGCGCCGCGCGGCATAG
- a CDS encoding CGNR zinc finger domain-containing protein, which translates to MARPLTGEPLALDLVNTWWIDEGSPVDFFYEPDGVSRWLGEHGLSGPAADVPDPAAVREPLTTARAALRAALDGDERPLDEILAHGARRPLLRAGRATSEIVVDDPAWLPAWVAAADLVRLYEEHPERVRGCANPECVLWFYDVSKNGRRRWCSMEGCGNRAKAARFQERHRR; encoded by the coding sequence ATGGCACGACCGCTGACCGGCGAACCGCTGGCCCTGGACCTGGTGAACACCTGGTGGATCGACGAGGGGAGCCCCGTCGACTTCTTCTACGAGCCCGACGGCGTCAGCCGCTGGCTGGGTGAGCACGGCCTGTCGGGTCCCGCGGCCGACGTCCCCGACCCCGCCGCCGTGCGCGAGCCGCTGACCACCGCCCGCGCCGCCCTGCGCGCCGCCCTCGACGGCGACGAGCGGCCGCTCGACGAGATACTGGCCCACGGCGCCCGCCGCCCCCTGCTCCGCGCCGGGCGGGCCACCTCGGAGATCGTCGTGGACGACCCCGCGTGGCTGCCGGCCTGGGTCGCCGCGGCCGATCTGGTCCGGCTTTACGAGGAGCACCCGGAGCGGGTCCGCGGCTGTGCGAACCCCGAGTGCGTGCTGTGGTTCTACGACGTCAGCAAGAACGGCCGCCGCCGCTGGTGCTCGATGGAAGGGTGCGGCAACCGCGCCAAGGCGGCCCGCTTCCAGGAGCGCCACCGCCGCTGA
- a CDS encoding trehalose-6-phosphate synthase codes for MVVSPGALLLVASNRGPLSYAVGDDGALVAKRGGGGLVSGLSAVGPEAGALWVCAALGDGDREAVRQGVAEPGVRMLGIDPDVFHDAYNGVANSVLWFVHHMLYDIPVAPVFDAAFRRQWAAYETYNRAFADALADGAAEGAAVLVQDYHLCLVPGMLRERRPDLRISHFTHTPWAPPEYFRLLPDDIAAALLRGLLGADRVGFHTRRWAEAFAGCCREVLGGEADVAFAGEEARGERTTWVDVHALGADADFLRERSRRPDVAERMAALREQIGGADREVVVRVDRTELSKNIVRGLLAYRRLLEARPEWRGRVVKLAFAYPSRQDLAVYRDYTAEVRRLAAEINEAYGTDGWQPVVLHVEDDFARSLAAYRLADVALVNPLRDGMNLVAKEIPVVSDDGCALVLSREAGAYADLAEDALVVHPYDVEATADALHAALTMPRDERARRTKRLAAAATALPPQAWFLAQLDALRA; via the coding sequence ATGGTCGTGTCGCCCGGTGCTCTCCTGCTCGTCGCGTCCAACCGCGGGCCCCTCTCGTACGCCGTCGGCGACGACGGTGCGCTCGTCGCCAAGCGTGGCGGTGGCGGGCTCGTCTCCGGGCTCAGCGCCGTGGGGCCCGAGGCCGGTGCGCTGTGGGTGTGTGCCGCGCTGGGCGACGGGGACCGGGAGGCCGTGCGGCAGGGGGTGGCCGAGCCCGGGGTGCGGATGCTCGGCATCGACCCGGACGTCTTCCACGACGCGTACAACGGCGTCGCGAACTCCGTCCTGTGGTTCGTCCACCACATGCTCTACGACATCCCCGTCGCCCCCGTCTTCGACGCCGCGTTCCGCCGCCAGTGGGCCGCGTACGAGACGTACAACCGCGCCTTCGCCGACGCCCTCGCCGACGGTGCCGCCGAGGGCGCGGCGGTGCTCGTGCAGGACTACCACCTGTGTCTCGTCCCCGGCATGCTCCGCGAGCGCCGCCCCGACCTGCGCATCTCGCACTTCACCCACACCCCCTGGGCACCCCCCGAGTACTTCCGGCTCCTCCCCGACGACATCGCCGCCGCCCTGCTGCGCGGGCTGCTCGGCGCCGACCGCGTCGGCTTCCACACCCGCCGGTGGGCCGAGGCGTTCGCCGGCTGCTGCCGCGAGGTGCTGGGCGGGGAGGCCGACGTCGCCTTCGCCGGGGAGGAGGCGCGGGGTGAGCGGACGACGTGGGTCGACGTGCACGCCCTCGGCGCCGACGCCGACTTCCTGCGCGAGCGGTCGCGGCGGCCGGACGTCGCCGAGCGGATGGCCGCCCTGCGCGAGCAGATCGGCGGCGCGGACCGCGAGGTCGTCGTGCGGGTGGACCGCACCGAGTTGTCGAAGAACATCGTCCGCGGGCTGCTCGCGTACCGGCGGCTGCTGGAAGCGCGGCCGGAGTGGCGCGGGCGGGTGGTGAAGCTGGCGTTCGCGTATCCGTCGCGGCAGGACCTGGCGGTGTACCGCGACTACACCGCGGAGGTGCGCCGCCTCGCCGCGGAGATCAACGAGGCGTACGGGACGGACGGCTGGCAGCCGGTCGTGCTCCACGTCGAGGACGACTTCGCCCGCTCCCTCGCCGCGTACCGGCTGGCGGACGTGGCGCTGGTCAATCCGCTGCGGGACGGGATGAACCTGGTCGCGAAGGAGATCCCGGTGGTCTCCGACGACGGCTGCGCGCTGGTGCTGTCCCGGGAGGCGGGCGCGTACGCGGACCTCGCCGAGGACGCGCTCGTGGTGCACCCGTACGACGTGGAGGCCACGGCGGACGCGCTGCACGCGGCGCTGACGATGCCGCGCGACGAGCGCGCCCGGCGGACGAAGCGGCTGGCGGCGGCGGCCACGGCGCTGCCGCCGCAGGCGTGGTTCCTCGCGCAGTTGGACGCGCTGCGGGCGTAG